A stretch of the Macaca thibetana thibetana isolate TM-01 chromosome X, ASM2454274v1, whole genome shotgun sequence genome encodes the following:
- the SPIN4 gene encoding spindlin-4 — MSPPTVPPMGVDGVSAYLMKKRHTHRKQRRKPTFLTRRNIVGCRIQHGWKEGNEPVEQWKGTVLEQVSVKPTLYIIKYDGKDSVYGLELHRDKRVLALEILPERVPTPRIDSRLADSLIGKAVGHVFEGEHGTKDEWKGMVLARAPVMDTWFYITYEKDPVLYMYTLLDDYKDGDLRIIPDSNYYFPTAEREPGEVVDSLVGKQVEHAKDDGSKRTGIFIHQVVAKPSVYFIKFDDDIHIYVYGLVKTP; from the coding sequence ATGTCTCCTCCGACTGTGCCTCCGATGGGGGTAGATGGCGTGTCCGCATACCTGATGAAGAAAAGGCACACCCACAGGAAGCAACGGCGCAAGCCCACTTTCCTCACTCGTAGAAACATCGTGGGCTGCCGCATTCAACACGGCTGGAAGGAAGGCAACGAGCCCGTGGAGCAGTGGAAGGGTACTGTGCTCGAGCAGGTTTCCGTGAAGCCCACACTTTACATCATTAAATATGATGGCAAAGATAGTGTGTATGGACTAGAACTGCACCGCGATAAGAGAGTTTTAGCGCTAGAGATCCTTCCTGAGAGAGTGCCAACTCCCCGTATCGATTCACGACTGGCAGATTCCCTGATTGGCAAGGCAGTGGGGCATGTGTTTGAAGGTGAGCATGGTACCAAGGATGAATGGAAGGGTATGGTCCTGGCGCGAGCTCCTGTGATGGATACTTGGTTTTACATCACCTACGAGAAAGATCCTGTTCTCTATATGTACACGCTGCTTGATGACTACAAAGATGGTGACTTACGCATTATTCCAGATTCCAACTACTATTTCCCTACAGCAGAACGGGAGCCTGGAGAGGTGGTCGACAGTCTCGTGGGCAAGCAGGTGGAGCATGCCAAAGATGACGGGTCCAAGAGAACTGGCATTTTTATACATCAAGTGGTGGCGAAGCCATCTGTCTACTTCATTAAGTTTGATGATGATATTCACATTTATGTCTATGGTTTGGTGAAAACTCCTTAA